The DNA region ACCCGGACGGGTACATGATCGAGATCTGCAACTGTGACAAGATCCCGATCCTTCCCCTCTCCGGCTCGGCGTCTAGCTGTTTCAAGCCCATGAGGATGGGAAGCAGCTTCGAGAAAGGCGCGATGGCCTCAACCAAGTGCGGGTTCATGGAAAGGGTGATGATGGAGAGCCTGAGCTTGGACATGATGAACTTCTCCTTCTAAGGTATATTGATAGTCGATATGGGCCGGTAGCAAAAGCATTGGCCAGTTAGATCGATGATTGATccaagtttattttattttcggaCAAGAACAGCATAAGAGAGTGCAAAAACACAAACAAAAGACACTTTCTTTCTCATAAAAAATCATTTGTTAATTATTGCAATTTGCATGTCAAAAGGCAAAAGGTTAAAAGCTTGTGTCGTCAATAAATAGTCAAGTGCTATGTATACCCTATGGTGTATTACAATGTGGTAATTTTGTTTGTCGGGTGTCATTGTTGGCAAGGAAATGTTTGTATGAATGTCAGGTTCATATGATCTATAAATAAAAGTTGTGAAATAGTTTATTATGGATAAATTTCCATGTTGAATCTCTTCAGAAATGATTGCATCCATTTCTGAAAATACGTAATTTTTTAACGAAGTTAAATTGATGCGATAACATCTTTACTACAGCCTCTAATCGAATTCAATACCACACGGGGAGACCCTTCCATggcttaccaaaaaaaaaaaaaaaacttgtagTGGTGCACTGGCCatcaatcatcatcatcatttgaCTTAAATCTGGTCTTACAAATAGAGTTTTCAGTAGTACGTGCACTTGCGGGTGCACGAGAATTCTAATGTCTACGGTTCTAATACGAAATGCTTAATAAAACTGTTTTATTATATGATTTACGACAATCGGTTTTTAGCCCATCCATCGATTCTTACCGATCTAATAGGGTCcaaatttaaaattgcatCGGAAAGAAATATTAAGAGAAAAATTTTCACACGAGGTAACTGAGAAATGAATCCAACTGCTTGAACACAAAGAGCTATTGAAATATTGGTTGACGATGAGATGACTTTACCCACCAAACTAGTCACTTCTTTATCACTTAAACCATCTTCTGAAGAATTCTTTGGGAAAGCATGGCCCTCTTGTTAGGGCTGAACAGGCTCGACTGCTCGGAGTTTACTTCCTTTCCCCTGCAACTCGTGCAGTTGAATCGATTCAAACCATAAGAAACTTCAACTcaccatttctgaacttattTTTGtacgaaatatatatggatgcGTTTATTATTAGACTTTGACCACCTGCCCCAATTCACCCCGAAGAATAGAACGTTGTATATCGAAGGTCGGGTCTAATTTTGCGCTTCCACAATTGAGAGGCTGCAGCCCTCGCTAGGAGGGAATGACAATACCATCGGCAGGGTTCTCGTGATTGGTGTTGACGGGTATGTTTTCTATCCGACGAGCCGGTCTATGACCATGTTTGGTTGGCAAGTGACATCTCGGTTTAACATAAAACCTTGAAGCAGATGGACCGGACCGGACAGGACCGTCCCAGCTGGGCACGTCCGGTTCAGGGGCTTTGTTTGTCTGTTTTGTTGGCGTGCGCGACGCAGATTCCTCTATTAAATGCAGCGGATGGACACGACAAGCAGCTTCCTATATTTGATTCATCCGAGAATCCgacagaggaggaggagaagtcATCAGTTGAGAAAAGATGGCGGATGTGGCGCGTGTAGGTCGTCTCGTACTCGCTCCGATGCTGTTCCTTCCCCTGTTGCTGTCTCTCCTCAGCATCTCCGACGGCTATGTCACCCACCGGACGGAGCTCCGGGGCCTGTCTCAGTCTCAGAGCGGCAATTACTTGACCACCTCCGAGCTCTGGTTCAATCAGACCCTCGATCACTTCTCCCCTTATGTACCGCTCTCGACCCTCGCAATCTTTTACCTGATTCTCCATTGGTGTTCTCTAATTTCATAGACCAATGGGAAGGCTAGCGTTAAGGATTGGCGTGAAAGTGAAAACGACGATTGAAATTGTCTTCGACAGTATCTCATTTTCGAGTTTTCTGAGTATACATTGAGAAAGCTCCAACCTTTTCCCTCTTCAGCCGAAAAAGGAATTATTTTCTTGGTGGGTGTGAAGTTTCTTTGGTGGGAAGTTTGTGACTGTTTGAGATATTAAAGATGAACTTGCAACACTTGTGAAAAATTGAAGGTTCTGCGCTTTTCGATAATCCGATGCAGTCTTTCATTTCAGCTGAAAATCAGTTCCCGCTTTCATATGCTAATTGCTAATGTGGACAGAAGTTGCCATTATGCTAGTTCATCTCAGTTTCCCTTTTCTTATTGGTTTCTGCACATGAGTTACTTAAGGCATCTGCAATTTGGTCATCCCTGTTGCTCTCATCTGATCACATGACAATCAGGCAGTTGATGACTCTTAATTTGTATCACATATCAGTGTAGCCCTGACGAGATTAGTTTCTCCTTGCACCagaaaatagttttttttccccctgaGATCGgcttatgaaaattttcaaacattTCTGCAGTTCACAGATTAAAACATACTGTAGAGGAGTTGAGCAGTGATTTGCAGCAAcagtttatttttttcttcaaattgtaTCACAGAAGATCGGGCCTAATGTCAGGATTAAATTGGGATTTTCAGGATCATCATCAATTTGCTCAGCGGTATTATGAGTTCCTCGACTACTTTCAGATGCCGGATGGGCCGATATTTTTGAAGATTTGCGGTGAATCTGCTTGCAATGGAATAACAAATGACTACATCAGTGTGAGTGCTGTATTCCCCCCCGCGGCAATATTGCACGGGGGAGATTTAGATGTCATCACTTGATTAATACTGAATGATCATTTTACGGGGATTTGATAACTTCTGGGTTCGCATCTCCTGTTCTGTCATCTACTTTCATTCATTCCTATTTGTCgacaaaatattttggatGGATTGTCCCTGCTGTGGTTAGACTGCCACATTGCACTGATACTACATAGGATCAGATAGATTTTGCGGATTGTTTGTTTGAAATggtgaaatattttattttaagtcaAGTGAAATTTCTACTAACATATAATTGTTTTAATCAGGTCTTGGCAAAAAAGTTTGGGGCAGctgttgtttctcttgagCATCGGTATTATGGGAAGAGTTCACCTTTTACATCTTTGACGACTGAAAATCTAAAATATCTGTCATCAAAACAAGCCCTCTTTGACTTGGCTGCCTTTCGCCAGTTTTATCAGGTGGGCAATGCATGTATAAAGTTCATTTGCATGAATGCACTGCTTGATTATGGTACCCACTAAGTAAAGTTGGATTCTTCGATAATTAGGTTGAGCTATTTCTGTTTTTATTTAACCTTTAGGTGTCAATGTTTCCAGTTTGCAGtgcttttctttaaaatttacaCACACCTTGCAACCTAATTGCATTTTATAGTTAGAGCTATTTGTGCTTCTTGTGCAAGTAATACAGCACGAATGTCGAGGTCATCTTGTCTGAAGTGGAGCGTATCTAGAAATTATCAGCTATACCATAGAGAGGTCTCTAGAGTCTGGAGATTACAGATGTTCAATGACACAAATTATCTTTCATCTTTTTATCTCCTAACAGCATATGGACCTAGGTATTAGCAGCATTTTGTGTAATTCAATGAAGCACAATTTTCTGTCGTTTGTACCTTCTAGTTTTATCAGGGTTCTACTGGGAAATTTGATGGTTGGTGCTTCTcttttattcaaaattttcgtACTTCTTCCTGAATTCATTATGATAGAAATACTGTgcataattttatcaaaaaaatctTAAACTTTTTGCATGCTATGCTTTTGTGCACCTGATCATTGAGAGCAGATGTTTTATTCCATATGTTTTCCTTCATAAGATATTCTATATTGAAAACTGCCTGTTCCTTTTTCAATGATGATTCCAGGATTCCATCAGTTCGAAGTTCAACAAATCAAATAAGGAAAATCCTTGGTTTGTCTTTGGAGTTTCATATTCTGGTGCTCTCAGTGCATGGTTTCGGCTTAAGTTTCCTCACTTGACTTGTGGAAGCCTCGCAAGTTCTGCTGTCGTTCAGGCTATATATGAATTCCCTGAATTTGACCGGCAGGTAAGCCCAAACAATTCTTCTGCCTCTTTTGACTCCATATTACATTTTTAGTTGCCTTTAAAGAGTAAGGAGCAGGTTCTTAGAAAGATATTCAATTTTGCTCCTCTAAAATCCGAGAACCTAAAAAATTTCTCTTATTCTCTTTCTAACCTTTAGATTGGAGATTCAGCTGGTGCAGAATGTAAGGCTGCATTACAAGAAATTACTCAGCTTGTGGAGCAACGACTTCCATCGGAGGGGAAGGCTTTGAAGGCACAGTTTGGTGCTGCCGAGGTCCATATAATAATGTTCTAAAGTGATATTTtccttatatattatatatagatgaagaTGGAACTATACTTTCTCCATAACTCCTCTGGGTTTGGGAATTTTACTACTTGCTTGCAGCTTGATGTTGATGGTGATTTCTTCTACTTCCTGGCAGATGCAGCCGTTACAGCAGTAAGCGTGCTCTCTTTTCTCACTTTtctgcttcttttcttttttttttttcctttcttctgcAGAATTTTTGCTCTTCACCTGTTTCCAACTCATTGCAGTTCCAATATGGAAATCCTGATAAAGTATGCTCCCCCATTGTCGAAGCCAAGAAAGCAGGAAAGGATTTGGTGGTAAGTACCTTTCCTTGGGTCCTTTAGTTGGTTCTTTTACGGTCAAGCATAGCACACTTGTTATGCTGAAAATAGTAATTTCTTGTTATTGCTGTTTCTTTGGTATTAGCTCGTCTTCTCTACTTTCGATTTATTAAAACTTGTTATGTGTTTAGTTATTATGCCGAGTATTAGTGAATTGCCCCATATTAATCTCCCTGTGCACCGACTAATGCCTGAATTGGCACCTTGAAACTGTTTGGGCAGGATGCATATGCCAAATACATAAAAGATTATTTCCTTGGAACCTTTGGTGAGCGACCACAAACCTATGACCAGAAACACTTGAAGAAAACGGCTTTAACTGAAGAGAGTGGTAGTCGACTTTGGTGGTTCCAAGTCTGCACAGAAGTTGCGTACTTCCAGGTCGCGCCCTCCAATGATAGCATTCGATTGTCAAAAGTTGATACAAGGTTTTCTCACTTATATGAACATCCTTCTTTGCTTTTTGATATGATTATAAAGTTATCAGAACATGCCGGACATCGAAATGGTTAAAATGTCAGTCCACTGGTCTAATGATTAAAAAACTATGGGTGAACTGTCCGGTTGGTTCAGCAAGACTCAGACTGGAGAACATTGCTGGTACACAGTTGAAAGTTCGAACCAGCTGGTCAGTGGTCAGGTTCTGGTAATTATGGCATGAGGCTTCGTGGGTGTCCATGtgcttttttgtttctttctattttctgATTGGACAATGTTATGGTGCTGCAGGTATCATCTGGATCTCTGCAAGAATGTCTTTGGCCAGGGGATCTATCCTGATGTTGATGCCACAAATTTATACTATGGTGGCAATAAGACAGCAGGTTTCCAAAACTAAAATCTCTTCCCAAGTTCCATCTCTTTCGAAACTTGAGGATTATAATCATCGAATATAGATCATGGAAGCTGTTAATAACATAGAGAGAAAAGTATACGAGATTGTCATGATAATTTGTTGCTTAAAGTTCTTTTCTTCTGCTTAAATTACTGATTTTCCATCACCACATGTACCTACTTTCTTTACTGGCTTCGTAAAATGTAAGCATTCTAGTCTTATCATTGAGTAAACTTTCAGGTTCTAAGATTATTTTCACTAATGGCTCACAAGATCCTTGGCGTCATGCATCAAAACAGACCTCCTCCCAAGATAGTAAGTCTCACCTAGTTTGATgcgaaattttgttttgtgtaAATCTTTCAGTTGGCAAGTGGAATGCTAAACATACATCATCTGCAATTTTTTTAAGGATCATGCTAATATTTATGTTAATGTACCCATGAAGATCTATTTAGATAATTCGTTTTCTTGAAGATATTCCTGTTCTACCAGCAGAATTTCTTAGTAAAATTGATTGACTTGAAAGTTTAAATCTTACCTAGCAAGTTATCAACTTGATGACATCACAGAGAATCAGTATCGATAGAAAAGAAGAGCAAATgtactttaaaaaataaatgagttCTGGGTTCCATACATTATAAGTTCCATTCAATCTTAAATAAGTTTGTGGTAGTACTGGATACTTGTAagttcttaatttattttactgATCCATCTATTTATCGGCTACTAATATCCTTTTGGACATT from Punica granatum isolate Tunisia-2019 chromosome 3, ASM765513v2, whole genome shotgun sequence includes:
- the LOC116199176 gene encoding probable serine protease EDA2; protein product: MADVARVGRLVLAPMLFLPLLLSLLSISDGYVTHRTELRGLSQSQSGNYLTTSELWFNQTLDHFSPYDHHQFAQRYYEFLDYFQMPDGPIFLKICGESACNGITNDYISVLAKKFGAAVVSLEHRYYGKSSPFTSLTTENLKYLSSKQALFDLAAFRQFYQDSISSKFNKSNKENPWFVFGVSYSGALSAWFRLKFPHLTCGSLASSAVVQAIYEFPEFDRQIGDSAGAECKAALQEITQLVEQRLPSEGKALKAQFGAAELDVDGDFFYFLADAAVTAFQYGNPDKVCSPIVEAKKAGKDLVDAYAKYIKDYFLGTFGERPQTYDQKHLKKTALTEESGSRLWWFQVCTEVAYFQVAPSNDSIRLSKVDTRYHLDLCKNVFGQGIYPDVDATNLYYGGNKTAGSKIIFTNGSQDPWRHASKQTSSQDMPSYIISCYNCGHGTDMRGCPQSPLSLEGNAEKCTTPDAVHKVRQQIIENMDLWLSECHDPLRRSI